Genomic DNA from Parambassis ranga chromosome 5, fParRan2.1, whole genome shotgun sequence:
CTCCTGCACGCTCCAGCCATGCCTAACCCAAACCAAACACATTATTTCCTGCAGGTAGAAAAATGCCTGCAAAAGACAATGTCCTCTACGAGCTGCACATGCAAAAGGGTGACTCTGGACAACATCTGGACCTGTGAAAATAGCTAAATAGCTTCtatgtcatttgtttttgttgaaccCTTGTCTAAGTATACAGAAAATCTTAACAAAATTAGACAATGTGATCTTGGTTTAGATGTGGCCACCTTATCATTATTATGGAATTTTAATGTCTTTCTAGATTTAAaactacaaaagaaaaaaggcaaagcatactcatatatacatattttgtatgtgtacatgtaagTATCTGACCTGTTGATAGTTGCTCCACCAGCACTGAGCCTGTTTGCAGCTCTGGGTCTTGGGTTTGGAGGAGGGGTGCATGTGGAGCCTGGACAGGGGTGTTAGCCGCACAGCAGACAGTGGATCTGGAAGGATTCGTTCTGGAAGGATCTGTACTTTGGCCTGCCTGATCCTGAGGGGAACAAAGGAACGGAAACATGAAAGATGCCAGCAGAGGATGAGTGAAACTGAGCAGATGAATAACGGATTAAACAAATGATGTGCTGGCCAAATGTTATAAAGTGTATGACAGGATGTTTGCAAATGTGAGATGATCATTAAAAGGGTTCTAGCCATGTACTTTCTCTGTTGGCAGCTCCTCATTCACAGTGCTTTCATCTTTCTGgagctcagacacacaaacaaaaccatGTGAGGAATATAAATATCTTCAGATGTGCCCAAACGTGTCATAGCTGTAACATCAGAACATACGGTTACAGTTCAATCCTCTAAGACAATATGCACTGCTAAGTATATTAAgtattattcttttatttatcaGACATGGAAACAGGGCACTTCCCATGTAGAAGAGTGATAGCTCCAATGTTGCACTTGTTAGAGGCACAATAGCAGGACAATGGGATTACAGCAACCAATTTGTGTGCGTTATGTAACAACAACTAGATCCCAAGAAGGAAATGTGTCTAAATAAAGCCCTAGTTTTATGTACTGTAGACCTCACTGATTTCCTGGGCAGACGAGGATGTAGGTAAGCATGATCTATAGCATGACTGTAACACAAAAGTAGGCAGCTTTTTCTTTATAAACGGTTtatcctgcagcaggaggaagcacAAAGAATGCTCACTGCTATAATTTAGTCTCAAAAGTCTCAGCATTAATCTGATGCTGTAATGCCATGTTCAATGTCTTTGTTTCACAGGAGCAAGCACTACAACACATGAAGACCACAAAAAGTTACAACAGATTGTCGCTAATAAATTATGCTAAATCTTGTGTGGCATGGTTTGTCTTTTGATTTGTTTATAAAATTCAATTTGACAAAATTAGCACAAGAGGAGAAAATCTCATATtacaaatgtaataaaatggTCTCCTGGCtaacctcagcagcagctgccaacTAGTTGATATGATACAGTTTCCTGGGCATTTGGCTCTCTTGCACAGTCTCTCTCCTCATTGCAATTTGATGCCAGTTTGTGACGCAAGAGAGAAACAAGTTGAATTTGAAAACACACTTTAGCTCATCTATTGAAGGTAACTGTACAAAGAGCTAGTCTGCCCTCTAGCTGTGAACTTCAGGATCACTGCTTGAATCATTTTAATCCATGTATCATTGGCTACAAACTCATCAGCCACCCCAATATACATCCAAAAAAATGACTCGTAGCAATGATTCTCTTTAGATTCTGAGCTTATAGAAACCCGTTCACAGTGCTGATGAGTTAAGTATGTGGTTAATTAGAGAGTTCCAGTTGTCAAAACCTACAGGGAATTGATGCCTGCAGACAATCACTGATGGACTCTGTGAGCACCAGAACATGATGTATAATAAACTACTGTTTTCTCAGCTGGATTTAACTACTGCTACTGCTCATGGTTCTAACTCATATGTTTAGATGCTACATTCTTCATCTGTGGTCACACACATTAGAGGCAGCATGTGACACCAAGCCTTAATTATTGACCTTTGATTTAATGCTTTATGAGGCAATTTGAACTTACCCGTCTGCTTGAGTTCTTATCTCATGGACCTTGAATCTTTGTCTCCCTATAGCCTTCACTTTGACTGTTTCAATGCCATACTCCTGCTCCTCTCGGTATGCATAGATTTCAGCTGTTGTTCCAAACTCTGCCTCTGGCTCACCTGTATCACTGCAGAGACAAATCAGTTTACGTTCTTGAAATTAAACCGGATTATGTATGTCAGGAGAcaataattaaaatgaatttaGCAATAGCTGACAACTTTTAGTTCATCTTACAAACATTTTCTCTATTTTCAACATTCTGGTGTATGCCCAGATTTTACTAACCCTGTCAACACTGTGTTGTGTTAACATGTTTACTTAAAAGAAGATAATCTTTCATATAATCCTTTTTTGCAGATTTTAGAAGACTCCAACATTAAAAAGTGAATGATACTGTTGCTTTCACAGGCTGAGTTGTAGCAATTATGACAAGTATACAATGTGTCAATTGTGCGTTCTTTTTActgacacacaaaataaaagcctgtctGTCCTGTGAATATTATTAATAGATAAAAGGGCACTGACAGTATCACACACCTGTGTGCAAGCACAGCAAAGGTGCGGTCTCTCTGAATGACGCTCCTCATCATGCTGACCTCCTGTGGCCTGAAGAGCTGCAGAGGCAATGTTTGGCCCGGTACCAgcatcacagctgtgtgtggcagcaCAGGAATGGTCTGACAGCTGTCATCATCATGGACCGTACGACCATGAAACTCCTCCATGTCTGAACCCAGGTACTGCCAACACAGGGATCAGCGTCAACCCAAGACAACAGAAACTGCAGGCAACTGACTACACAACTATTTTTTACAACGCAGTGTAAATAGTAAATGTAAATATGATCTGTTGGAATAGCAAGGATAAGAAAGAAGGTGCTGAATCACTCACAGCATGTGATGTGGGAAGACTGGGGTCAAAGGTGATGATGTTTGGTTTTTCTGCTTCCTCACTGTCTCGGTCTTCAGTCTCCatgtcatcctcctcttcctcctcctcattgtcTACCATGGCACAACAACAGgtttacagagacacagagaggctaGCTGTCTTATTGTATCCTAAACCAAATATCGCCGTTACATTATAATTTTAATAAAGGGTAGAGAAAGCGAAAGCACGGGGACAGTCCAGGATGAGATTACTGAGCATTGGCCTGTTGTTCAGACACGTTAGCTAGCTGTTAGCAGGAGGGACAGATACAGACAGGCTCTGCAGGTTGAGACACTATGCAGACTTTAGACAAGTTTATTTGTTACCCGGTAAAAGCTGTAGCTGGTTCCCCATATTGTCGTTAATGTCTTCACCTCCACCCCTCTCGTCAGCCATATCCTTGTGTTTACAATGCTGAACTCTTCTTCTACGGTGTCTTCACTGTGTAGCGCTAACACAGAGCCTGAGCGCCCCCTATCGACATCAAGTTTCTCAGGTATGTAAACCTCTTGATGTCCTCATCTGTAACGTTTGCACTTGTACTAGATGTTCCATAGATTTCTTAAAttccaaatataaaaaaatcacttaatTTAGGTGTATATACTTGAAAACTGGAGAGCAACGTACATTTATTTAGGTGCTGTCGAGTATAGAACCCTACAGATGTATATACTACAATAAATAGTAAATAGTA
This window encodes:
- the crbn gene encoding protein cereblon, whose product is MADERGGGEDINDNMGNQLQLLPDNEEEEEEDDMETEDRDSEEAEKPNIITFDPSLPTSHAYLGSDMEEFHGRTVHDDDSCQTIPVLPHTAVMLVPGQTLPLQLFRPQEVSMMRSVIQRDRTFAVLAHSDTGEPEAEFGTTAEIYAYREEQEYGIETVKVKAIGRQRFKVHEIRTQADGIRQAKVQILPERILPDPLSAVRLTPLSRLHMHPSSKPKTQSCKQAQCWWSNYQQRKFHCASLTPWPTWVYALYDSELLMKRVKKQLHEWDENLKDDSLPTNAVDFSYRVAACLPIDDALRLQLLKIGSAIQRLRCELDIMDRCTSLCCKQCQDTEITTKNEIFSLSLYGPMAAYVNPHGYVHETLTVYKANNLNLVGRPSTLHSWFPGYAWTIAQCRSCGSHMGWKFTATKKDLSPPRFWGLTRSAMLPRIPQGDGEEGRDGSRLFCL